One Aquarana catesbeiana isolate 2022-GZ linkage group LG11, ASM4218655v1, whole genome shotgun sequence genomic window carries:
- the LOC141112395 gene encoding uncharacterized protein has translation MAGDGVSQSKMSSCCKWQMLLQIGFFLIWTAIGVAFIVVGAINLNTCPAQPYIPIFMIVAGAFSFAYWIILAVRCISSILGIVLAVIVGLFVFAWFIAGSVWVFGIYRPTNQQCNTSMYLFVFSILIIQWIFIGFGVIGAVLSCLCCKDSCFGKLFKCFSCCPCSEDSQCCNICQCSEGCGCLKCFQCSSCLNCSMCAKCCSCLDCCAAQEQC, from the exons ATGGCAGGAGACGGTGTTTCACAAAGTAAAATGAGCA GCTGCTGTAAATGGCAAATGT TACTTCAGATTGGATTCTTTTTAATATGGACCGCAATAGGAGTGGCATTCATTGTAGTAG GTGCCATAAATCTAAACACATGTCCAGCCCAGCCatatatcccaatatttatgatTGTTGCTGGAGCCTTCAGCTTTGCGTACTGGATTATATTAGCAGTGAGATGCATCTCCTCCATTCTCGGAATCGTCCTCGCCGTTATTGTTGGTCTTTTTGTGTTTGCCTGGTTTATTGCAG GCAGCGTGTGGGTGTTCGGGATTTATCGACCCACAAATCAACAATGTAATACTAGCATGTATTTGTTTGTTTTCTCCATCCTGATCATTCAGTGGATCTTTATTGGATTTGGGGTCATTGGAGCTGTGCTATCTTGCCTTTGCTGCAAGGATTCA tgttttggTAAACTTTTCAAGTGTTTTAGTTGCTGCCCGTGCTCAGAGGACTCCCAGTGCTGCAACATCTGCCAGTGCTCAGAGGGCTGCGGCTGCCTTAAATGTTTCCAGTGCAGCAGCTGTTTGAACTGTTCCATGTGTGCAAAGTGCTGCAGTTGTTTGGATTGCTGTGCTGCACAAGAACAATGTTAA